In Fusarium fujikuroi IMI 58289 draft genome, chromosome FFUJ_chr08, one genomic interval encodes:
- a CDS encoding related to adenylate cyclase-associated protein: MAANSQMHNLTTLIKRLEAATSRLEDIASSTEPPSDAAVLNQAIPSPPNPSLAAPPPLPAASDSSATTPATAKPEPATEPLPESIEEFDAFLNTSVDKYVKLSHQLGGLVAEQAALVKSGFQEQRKFLLISTKAKKPNLSGPDLPVYESLIKPINEALMAVTELKDANRPSPMYTQLSTVSDGIMVLAWVTIDTRPYKHVDECLGSAQFFGNRVLKEQKDKDPKQIEWVQSFYQMFRDLVDYVKQYFPTGIPWNPNGQPAQEVLKSLSAGSGPASAPAAPVPAAADDAPAPASSGGFGAVFSELNKGDAVTKGLRKVDKSEMTHKNPSLRSGSTVSSGQRGKSPAPGKKPKPESMRIKKPAKKELEGNKWTIENYEKEAEPIEIEASLTHSVLISRCNNTTIIVRGKANQVTVENSTRLSLIVDTLVSTVDVVKANNFALQVMGTIPTAMLDQVDSAQIYFSKESIGTKVFTSKSAGVNLNVISGEDDDYKEVPLPSQICSYYDESKGDLVNEIVAHAG, from the exons ATGGCTGCTAATAGTCAGATGCACAACTTGACTACGCTTATCAAGAG ACTTGAAGCTGCAACCTCGCGCCTCGAGGACATCGCTTCTTCGACCGAGCCTCCTTCCGATGCCGCCGTTCTCAACCAGGCGATACCTTCACCTCCGAACCCCTCCTTAgccgctcctcctcctcttccagccGCTTCCGATTCCAGTGCCACTACTCCCGCTACCGCGAAGCCCGAGCCTGCCACCGAGCCGCTGCCAGAATCTATCGAGGAATTTGATGCTTTCCTAAACACTTCCGTCGATAAATATGTGAAGTTGAGCCACCAGCTAGGAGGATTGGTCGCTGAGCAG GCTGCGCTCGTCAAATCTGGTTTCCAGGAGCAGCGCAAATTTCTCCTGATTTCCAcaaaggcgaagaagccaaACCTCTCCGGACCTGATCTGCCAGTATATGAGAGCCTCATCAAACCCATAAACGAGGCACTGATGGCTGTTACCGAGCTCAAGGACGCCAACCGTCCTAGCCCTATGTACACGCAACTCAGCACTGTCTCCGATGGTATCATGGTTCTTGCATGGGTTACTATTGACACTCGACCCTACAAGCACGTGGACGAGTGCCTTGGCTCGGCTCAATTCTTTGGAAACAGAGTACTGAAGGAGCAGAAGGATAA GGACCCCAAGCAGATCGAATGGGTTCAGAGCTTCTATCAGATGTTTCGCGATCTTGTCGATTATGTCAAGCAATACTTCCCAACAGGCATACCATGGAATCCGAATGGCCAGCCTGCCCAGGAAGTCCTCAAGTCATTGTCTGCTGGTTCTGGGCCTGCTTCCGCTCCCGCTGCCCCGGtacctgctgctgctg ATGATGCTCCTGCGCCTGCATCATCTGGTGGATTCGGAGCTGTCTTCTCAGAGCTCAACAAGGGCGATGCTGTCACCAAGGGTCTGCGTAAAGTGGACAAGTCCGAAATGACGCATAAGAATCCGTCTCTTCGCAGTGGCTCAACGGTTTCAAGTGGCCAGAGGGGTAAGAGCCCTGCTCCTGGCAAGAAGCCTAAGCCCGAGAGTATGCGTATCAAGAAGccagccaagaaggaactAGAGGGCAATAAATGGACTATT GAAAACTacgagaaggaggctgagcCAATTGAGATCGAGGCTTCGCTTACACACTCGGTTCTCATCAGCCGTTGCAacaacaccaccatcattGTCAGGGGCAAGGCCAACCAGGTCACAGTCGAGAATTCCACCCGTCTGTCCTTGATCGTTGATACCCTTGTTTCGACAGTCGATGttgtcaaagccaacaaCTTTGCTCTTCAGGTCATGGGCACCATCCCAACTGCCATGTTGGATCAGGTCGACAGTGCCCAGATCTACTTCAGCAAGGAGAGTATAGGAACCAAGGTTTTCACCAGTAAATCAGCAGGTGTCAACCTCAACGTTATTTctggcgaagatgatgactatAAGGAGGTGCCCCTACCCTCGCAAATCTGCTCCTATTACGACGAGTCCAAGGGAGACTTGGTCAACGAAATTGTGGCCCATGCCGGCTAA
- a CDS encoding probable carnitine O-acetyltransferase precursor, with translation MAPTKRANSSAASSGYVENHSKGPMLRWQDSLPKLPVPTLEETAKRYLKSLHPLLSASEYEASKKAVEEFIRPGGVGSKLQEKLMAKREDPNTKNWIYEWWNDAAYLSYRDPVVPYVSYFYSHRDDRRRRDPAKRAAAITTSALEFKKQVDAGTLEPEYMKKLPICMDSYKWMFNASRVAAKPADYPVKFPAEENKHIIVIRKNQFFKIQHEVNGKQLNTSELEQQFKRVYELAQRVPAVGALTSENRDVWTDARDILLKASPKNKDALEAIESSSFVVCLDDAAPVTLEERAHQYWHGDGANRWYDKPLQFIVNDNGTSGFMGEHSMMDGTPTHRLNDYVNDLIFGNKLDFSDPSIRSNLPEPQVVKFDITKEVQSEIDRATKDFNDVISKHQLAVQAYQGYGKGLIKKFKCSPDAYVQMVIQLAYYKMYGKSRPTYESAAVRRFQLGRTETCRTVSDDSVAWVKSMSDSSIDEKTRVDLFRKAINAHVEYITAASDGKGVDRHLFGLKKLLEPGQEVPAIYQDPAYSYSSSWHLSTSQLSSEFFNGYGWSQVIDAGFGIAYMINENSLNFNVVSKGLGSDRMSYYLNEAANDMRDLLTPTLEAPKAKL, from the exons ATGGCACCCACAAAGCGAGCCAACAGCTCCGCCGCCTCCTCAG GCTATGTTGAGAACCACTCCAAGGGACCCATGCTGCGATGGCAAGACTCCCTTCCTAAATTGCCCGTCCCAACACTCGAGGAGACTGCGAAGCGTTATCTCAAGTCGCTCCATCCCCTCCTATCTGCCAGCGAGTACGAGGCAAGCAAGAAGGCCGTCGAGGAGTTTATCCGccctggtggtgttggctccaagcttcaggagaagttgatggcCAAGCGCGAGGAccccaacaccaagaactgGATTTACGAGTGGTGGAACGATGCGGCCTATCTCTCATACCGCGATCCCGTCGTCCCCTACGTCAGCTACTTCTACTCTCACCGGGACGaccgacgaagaagagaccCCGCGAAGCGAGCTGCTGCCATCACAACATCTGCCCTCgagttcaagaagcaggTTGACGCAGGCACCCTTGAGCCAGAGTACATGAAGAAGTTGCCTATCTGCATGGACAGCTACAAGTGGATGTTCAACGCTTCCCGTGTTGCGGCTAAGCCAGCCGACTACCCTGTCAAGTTCCCAGCCGAGGAAAACAAGCACATTATTGTTATTCGCAAGAACcaattcttcaagatccaaCACGAGGTTAATGGAAAGCAGCTCAACACGTCAGAGCTTGAGCAGCAATTCAAGCGTGTCTATGAGCTTGCCCAACGCGTTCCTGCTGTTGGCGCTCTCACCTCAGAGAACAGAGATGTCTGGACTGACGCTCGTGACATTTTGCTCAAGGCCAgccccaagaacaaggacgCTCTGGAGGCTATTGAGTCGTCATCTTTCGTGGTTTGCCTCGACGATGCGGCTCCAGTCACACTCGAGGAGCGTGCTCACCAATACTGGCACGGCGATGGTGCTAACCGCTGGTACGACAAGCCTTTGCAGTTCATTGTTAACGACAATGGCACTTCTGGCTTCATGGGCGAGCACTCCATGATGGACGGTACTCCCACCCATCGCCTCAACGACTACGTCAACGACCTCATCTTTGGAAACAAGCTCGATTTCTCAGATCCCAGCATCCGATCCAACTTGCCTGAACCACAGGTCGTCAAGTTCGACATCACAAAAGAAGTACAGAGCGAAATTGATCGCGCGACCAAGGACTTCAACGATGTCATCAGCAAGCACCAGCTTGCCGTTCAGGCCTATCAGGGTTACGGAAAGggtctcatcaagaagttcaagtgCTCTCCTGATGCTTACGTTCAGATGGTTATCCAGCTCGCCTACTACAAGATGTATGGCAAGAGTCGACCTACTTATGAGTCTGCTGCTGTCCGACGCTTCCAACTTGGACGTACTGAGACATGCCGAACTGTCTCTGACGACTCCGTTGCCTGGGTCAAGTCCATGTCTGATTCCTCCATTGACGAAAAGACACGCGTGGATCTCTTCCGCAAAGCCATCAATGCCCACGTTGAATACATCACCGCTGCCTCAGATGGCAAGGGAGTTGATCGACATCTCTTCGGTCTtaagaagcttctcgagccCGGCCAAGAGGTCCCTGCCATCTATCAGGATCCCGCATACAGCTACTCCAGCTCATGGCACTTGTCCACCTCTCAGCTTAGCTCAGAGTTCTTCAATGGTTACGGTTGGAGCCAGGTCATCGATGCTGGTTTTGGTATCGCATACATGATCAACGAGAACAG TCTCAACTTCAATGTCGTTTCCAAGGGTCTGGGCAGCGACCGCATGAGCTACTACCTCAACGAGGCAGCTAACGATATGCGAGATCTGCTCACACCTACTCTTGAGGCCCCCAAGGCTAAATTGTAA
- a CDS encoding related to nucleosome remodeling complex subunit RSC8 codes for MARLATVRRPTSNPILARPLLQPESGAGDSEDIQMSEGLATESNIKQDSTTPAPARGDEEMNDAPADDTKTKDDGVAATEGQESKSKEVVESAARDHLIAQTHAIVLPSYSTWFDMNAIHEIERKAMAEFFNNRNRSKTPAVYKDYRDFMINTYRLNPVEYLTVTACRRNLAGDVCAIMRVHAFLEQWGLINYQVDAEQRPSHVGPPFTGHFKIICDTPRGLQAWQPSADPVVLEGKKSQDTDQKAAAAAPAKGEQNLEIGRNIYEANAKNTLINKTEGKTNGETPATNGAAGADDATKTPIAKVHCHQCGNDCTRIYYHSNHTDANPKAKYDLCPNCFTEGRLPANHNSNMYVKMENPTYTSTLDRDAPWTDAEILRLLEGLERFDDDWGEIAEHVGTRTREECVLQFLQLDIEEKYLDSEAPISAPTGLSLLGPQQGQLPFSQVDNPVMSVVGFLASLADPASTAAAASKSAEELKRKLRKQLDGDKADDDSQANGDNKAKSDSMDIDLRQETTMTTTTTTTTTTTTNTNALASIPLASIGARAAGFASHEEREMTRLVSAASNVTLQKLELKLKYFDEMEAVLRAERRELERARQQLFLDRLTFRRRVREVQEGLKAAAAVGGERGVRLAQEAMSEGDRFSFQAVPGAQAVPPPSSDAQIKSYEA; via the exons ATGGCTCGCCTGGCAACGGTGCGTCGCCCAACCAGCAACCCTATCCTCGCCCGACCTCTCCTGCAGCCAGAGTCAGGTGCAGGCGACAGCGAAG ACATCCAGATGTCCGAGGGATTGGCCACTGAGTCAAACATCAAACAGGATAGTACAACTCCTGCGCCAG CTCGaggcgatgaggagatgaacGATGCGCCCGCTGATGATACCAAGACGAAGGACGACGGAGTGGCCGCTacagaaggtcaagaatcCAAGTCTAAGGAGGTCGTTGAGTCGGCTGCTCGCGACCATCTCATCGCGCAGACTCACGCGATTGTCCTTCCCAGCTACAGTACCTGGTTCGATATGAATGCTATTCACGAAATCGAGCGTAAAGCTATGGCCgagttcttcaacaaccgGAACCGGAGCAAAACACCAGCTGTCTACAAGGATTATCGCGATTTTATGATCAACACATATCGCCTCAACCCTGTTGAATATCTGACAGTCACAGCCTGCCGCAGGAACTTGGCTGGCGATGTTTGCGCCATTATGCGCGTTCATGCCTTCTTGGAGCAATGGGGCTTGATCAACTATCAG GTTGACGCCGAGCAACGCCCATCACACGTTGGACCACCCTTCACTGGCCATTTCAAGATCATATGCGATACTCCCCGAGGCCTACAGGCTTGGCAACCCTCTGCCGACCCTGTGGTTCTGGAAGGCAAGAAGAGCCAAGATACCGACcaaaaggctgctgctgctgctcccgCTAAAGGGGAGCAGAACCTTGAAATTGGACGAAACATCTACGAGGCCAATGCCAAGAACACCCTCATTAACAAGACTGAGGGCAAGACCAACGGTGAGACGCCAGCCACCAATGGCGCAGCTGGTGCCGATGATGCCACTAAGACCCCCATTGCGAAGGTCCATTGCCACCAGTGCGGCAACGATTGCACTCGGATATACTATCACAGCAACCATACAGATGCTAACCCCAAGGCTAAATATGACCTTTGTCCTAACTGTTTCACCGAGGGTCGTCTCCCCGCCAATCATAACAGCAACATGTATGTCAAGATGGAGAACCCCACCTACACATCGACCTTGGACCGCGATGCTCCCTGGACGGATGCCGAGATCCTGCGACTCCTTGAAGGCCTCGAGCGATTCGACGACGATTGGGGTGAGATTGCAGAGCATGTGGGTACCCGCACTCGGGAAGAGTGTGTTCTCCAATTCCTTCAGCTGGATATTGAGGAAAAGTATCTGGACTCTGAGGCTCCCATCAGTGCCCCGACTGGCCTGTCTCTCCTTGGTCCCCAACAAGGACAGCTTCCCTTCAGCCAAGTTGATAACCCCGTCATGTCTGTCGTCGGTTTCCTTGCTAGCTTGGCAGACCCAGCCAGTACAGCAGCGGCCGCAAGCAAATCCGCCGAAGAGCTCAAGCGCAAGCTCCGCAAGCAGCTCGACGGTGACAAAGCCGATGACGATTCCCAGGCCAACGGTGACAACAAAGCCAAGAGTGACTCTATGGATATCGACCTCCGACAAGAGACCACGATGACTACAACCACAACTACgactaccaccaccaccacaaatACAAATGCGCTTGCATCCATTCCTCTGGCTTCGATAGGGGCTAGGGCTGCCGGATTTGCCTCCCATGAAGAACGCGAGATGACTCGCCTAGTTTCCGCTGCTTCAAATGTGACGCTACAAAAGCTTGAATTGAAGCTCAAGTATTTCGACGAGATGGAGGCCGTCCTGCGGGCGGAGCGTCGAGAGCTTGAACGGGCAAGACAGCAATTGTTCCTCGATCGATTGACCTTCCGACGTAGGGTTCGAGAAGTGCAGGAGGGCCTGAAGGCTGCCGCGGCTGTTGGAGGCGAACGAGGCGTACGACTTGCACAAGAAGCTATGAGCGAAGGAGACCGGTTCAGCTTCCAGGCTGTCCCAGGCGCCCAGGCTGTCCCACCTCCAAGCAGTGATGCCCAAATCAAGAGCTATGAGGCATGA
- a CDS encoding probable electron transfer flavoprotein alpha chain precursor, whose protein sequence is MLPTAKRVLAQRATGLMARAHAYSLGAQRQRLQSTLAILEQKDGVLNHSSLSAFTAAKKLGGPVHGFIAGNNIKSVAEEIAKAEGVEKIIAVDNSAYEKGLPENYAPLLVENIKKGGYTHVIAGHTAFGKSVMPRVAALLDSQQISDITAIENENTFVRPIYAGNAIATVESSDSVKVITIRGTAFAAGPLEGGSATVEDGVDSKPESPTEWVSEDLAKSDRPDLSTASRVVSGGRGLKSKEEFDKVMLPLADALSAAVGASRAAVDSGYADNSLQVGQTGKVVAPQLYMAVGISGAIQHLAGMKDSKVIAAINKDPDAPIFQVADVGLVGDLFEKVPELTEKVKSS, encoded by the exons ATGCTTCCGACCGCGAAACGAGTGCTGGCACAAAGGGCCACTGGCCTCATGGCGCGCGCGCACGCCTACAGCCTCGGCGCACAACGGCAGCGCCTGCAATCCACATTGGCAATCCTCGAACAGAAGGATGGTGTACTCAACCACAGCTCGTTGAGCGCCTTCACAGCTGCGAAGAAGTTGGGTGGACCAGTACACGGATTTATTGCtggcaacaacatcaagtccGTGGCTGAGGAGATTGCCAAAGCTGAGGGCGTGGAAAAGATTATTGCTGTCGATAACAGTGCATATGAGAAG GGTCTCCCCGAGAACTATGCTCCCCTCTTGGTTGAGAATATCAAAAAAGGCGGTTACACACACGTCATCGCAGGCCACACTGCATTCGGCAAGAGTGTCATGCCTCGAGTGGCCGCTCTGCTCGATTCGCAGCAGATATCAGATATCACAGCAATTGAGAACGAGAACACATTCGTCCGTCCCATCTACGCTGGTAACGCGATCGCTACCGTTGAGTCTTCAGACTCTGTCAAGGTCATCACCATTCGAGGAACTGCATTCGCTGCTGGTCCTCTAGAGGGAGGTTCCGCCACCGTCGAGGATGGAGTCGACTCCAAGCCCGAGTCACCTACTGAGTGGGTGTCGGAAGATTTGGCCAAGTCAGACCGACCTGATCTTTCAACTGCAAGCCGCGTCGTGTCCGGAGGCCGTGGTCTCAAGTCCAAGGAGGAGTTCGACAAGGTCATGCTTCCCCTCGCTGATGCCCTTAGTGCTGCTGTCGGTGCCTCTCGTGCTGCTGTTGACAGTGGCTATGCCGATAACAGTCTGCAGGTGGGTCAAACAGGCAAGGTTGTTGCTCCTCAGTTGTACATGGCCGTGGGCATCTCGGGTGCGATTCAGCATCTTGCGGGTATGAAGGACAGCAAGGTCATTGCTGCGATTAACAAGGATCCTGATGCTCCCATCTTCCAGGTTGCCGATGTTGGTCTGGTTGGTGACTTATTCGAAAAGGTACCTGAGCTGActgagaaggtcaagagctCCTAA
- a CDS encoding related to NADPH:adrenodoxin oxidoreductase precursor, mitochondrial yields MAVVGSGPAGFYTAYRVMAKVSGVKVDMYESLPVPFGLVRHGVAPDHPEVKNCQDKFDEIASQPNFTFIGNVSIGHPGNSLKHCTVELHKLMRHYDAVLFAYGASQDKKLGIPGESTLSGIHSAREVVGWYNGLPGCSGLDLDLSQADEAVVIGQGNVALDVARMLLEDIDVLRKTDITEKALETLSRSRVKRVHVVGRRGPMQASFTIKEVRELMKLRDVGFLPFNRSLVPEDLKSLPRASKRLMEVLLKGSSTPNETASKSWSLDSCLSPKHFLGNQDAPSKVASTEFDITELAAPFDPKSSVKATGKTAILPSDVVFRSVGYKSVALPGFAEIGIQFDDRRGVVDNDGLGRVTRMVSDTHAGSAHNERVPGVYCAGWVKNGPTGVIASTMQDAFTTGEAIIHDWLSGGRFLNASNHDSVTGWEGLRHDAGPSTCRAVAWDDWRHIDRAERERGQKNGKEREKFTSTDEMLAVLE; encoded by the exons ATGGCAGTAGTAGGATCCGGACCCGCCGGTTTCTATACTGCCTACCGGGTAATGGCGAAAGTGTCAGGAGTGAAAGTTGACATGTATGAGAGTCTTCCCGTACCGTTCGGTCTGGTTCGTCATGGCGTTGctccagatcatccagaGGTCAAG AATTGCCAAGATAAGTTTGATGAAATTGCATCGCAGCCCAATTTCACATTCATTGGTAACGTTTCTATTGGCCATCCTGGCAACTCCTTGAAGCATTGTACAGTAGAGTTGCATAAGCTAATGCGGCACTACGATGCTGTTCTTTTCGCATATGGAGCATCCCAAGACAAAAAGCTCGGTATCCCAGGCGAATCGACCCTCAGCGGTATTCACTCAGCTCGCGAAGTTGTAGGATGGTACAACGGTCTTCCTGGATGTTCGGGCTTAGACCTGGACCTCTCACAAGCCGATGAGGCTGTTGTTATCGGCCAGGGAAACGTTGCTCTCGACGTTGCACGAATGCTTTTGGAAGACATCGACGTTCTCAGAAAAACAGACATTACAGAGAAGGCGCTTGAGACGCTGTCGAGAAGCAGAGTCAAGAGAGTCCATGTAGTAGGAAGAAGAGGGCCGATGCAG GCTTCATTCACCATCAAAGAGGTGCGGGAACTCATGAAACTAAGAGACGTGGGGTTTTTACCCTTCAATCGATCCCTCGTTCCCGAGGATCTAAAGTCTTTGCCACGTGCCTCAAAACGACTCATGGAAGTCCTGTTGAAGGGCTCATCAACCCCCAACGAAACAGCCTCCAAGTCATGGTCTCTGGATAGCTGTCTCTCACCAAAGCATTTTCTCGGAAACCAGGATGCTCCATCCAAGGTGGCAAGTACTGAATTCGACATTACAGAACTCGCAGCACCATTTGACCCCAAGTCATCTGTCAAAGCCACTGGCAAGACCGCTATCCTGCCATCTGATGTTGTCTTCCGCTCAGTTGGATACAAATCCGTAGCTCTGCCTGGGTTTGCTGAAATTGGTATTCAATTTGATGATCGTCGCGGCGTCGTCGACAACGACGGCCTTGGTAGAGTGACGAGGATGGTTTCTGATACACATGCTGGGAGTGCTCACAATGAGAGGGTCCCCGGAGTATACTGCGCCGGTTGGGTCAAGAACGGCCCGACTGGAGTGATCGCATCAACTATGCAGGACGCCTTCACGACAGGTGAGGCGATTATTCATGACTGGCTATCAGGCGGTCGCTTCCTCAATGCTTCAAATCATGACAGTGTGACAGGGTGGGAGGGCCTGAGACACGATGCTGGGCCATCAACATGTCGAGCCGTTGCTTGGGACGACTGGAGACATATTGACCGCGCAGAACGAGAGCGTGGGCAAAAGAatggaaaagagagagagaaattCACAAGCACGGATGAAATGTTGGCTGTCCTCGAATAA
- a CDS encoding related to DNA mismatch repair protein PMS1 produces MCKVLREPLYEKVHMATIKQIDGRTVHQIQSGQVIVDLCSVVKELVENSVDAGATSIGGYPTVPIEQSIGSNKWSILTDLPTDVRFKNQGLDLVEVADNGSGIAPANYPSVALKHHTSKLSSYSDIATLETFGFRGEALASLCALSIVSITTCQQGQAPKGTKLSFEPSGALKGTAVVAASKGTTVSVERLFHNLPVRRRELERNIKREWNKVIALLGQYACIQTNLKFSVSQQPSKGKRIHLFSTKGNPTTRENIINIFGAKTMTVLVPLDLTLEMHDSTGGPTLQIDQKHESSSRDVRVVGHVSRPSHGDGRQTPDRQMFFVNGRPCGLPQFSKAFNEVYKAYNNSQAPFILADIQLDTHMYDVNVSPDKRSILLHDQNILLDNLRTSLAALFDSQDYSVPTSQLLPFKNRTEKQSTTNTSFKPLSITSQKPLDDSQPEVESDGDNYEGSANDKVPLGAWMGREGINVAAKRPKRHSVNFCTESKTIRSDENDAGKPLPVRDFNKQLKVNSVMKTGSSPIKRKSSELLETEPQIPATRPLRRGQVESSHTSPAKTPREKTRSEAATIVIGDEIIQDVASTPDGHANNVAVSEDEMEVDDPKPSFGSRLTQIYAAGSGATEREISFRKERAGKGDEISDSEGIDTNSDSDTSNANKDGKAVSEPAIPVAGSDRLEKQTETRDLSDITPFTFAVEPATTDHKTQSLKSSVRKKESTAQLLQHLRTDESLIKLVLESWKNNLSPSQDCTTVDEEVTDLAAANAEEKLSLTIARKDFLKMKIAGQFNMGFIIATRPASTKSEEDIEVAQKDELFIIDQHATDEKYNFERLQEIQTVQSQRLVHPKRLELTALEEEIVLQNIPAIEANGFKVHVDMTGDEPVGSRCEVLALPMSREVTFSITDLEELIALLGEESSESKHIPRPSKVRKVFASRACRSSVMIGKALTHGQMETLVRHMAELDKPWNCPHGRPTMRHLCQLDSWDAKGWRDDNLQAPSVSWRAYLNGE; encoded by the exons ATGTGCAAGGTCCTGCGTGAACCTCTGTATGAAAAGGTCCACATGGCAACTATAAAACAGATCGATGGACGCACG GTTCATCAGATCCAGTCCGGCCAGGTTATAGTCGACCTTTGCTCTGTTGTGAAGGAACTGGTTGAGAACAGCGTCGATGCTGGGGCAACAAGCATAGGTGGGTATCCGACCGTTCCGATCGAACAATCCATCGGCAGCAATAAATGGAGTATTCTGACTGACCTTCCCACAGATGTTCGTTTCAAAAACCAAGGACTTGATCTCGTCGAGGTGGCTGACAATGGGTCTGGCATCGCCCCTGCCAACTATCCATCAGTAGCTCTCAAGCACCATACGTCAAAGCTCTCTTCATACTCGGATATAGCTACGTTAGAGACATTTGGTTTCCGGGGTGAAGCATTAGCCTCATTATGTGCTTTGTCAATTGTGAGCATCACGACTTGCCAGCAGGGCCAAGCTCCTAAGGGGACCAAGCTCAGCTTCGAGCCATCAGGGGCCCTCAAAGGAACTGCAGTTGTTGCAGCTTCAAAAGGCACAACCGTTTCAGTTGAGCGTCTCTTCCACAACCTGCCTGTTCGTCGGCGTGAGCTTGAGCGAAACATAAAGCGAGAGTGGAATAAGGTCATCGCCCTCCTTGGACAATACGCTTGTATTCAAACCAATCTCAAATTCTCCGTGTCTCAGCAACCAAGCAAAGGGAAAAGAATTCACCTATTTTCGACCAAGGGTAATCCGACCACAAGAGAAAACATCATCAATATCTTTGGTGCAAAGACGATGACGGTCCTTGTGCCCCTCGATTTGACTCTGGAAATGCATGATTCCACAGGCGGTCCAACTCTGCAAATTGACCAAAAACACGAATCAAGCTCTAGGGATGTCCGTGTCGTGGGGCATGTTTCCCGGCCTTCTCATGGTGATGGACGCCAAACTCCAGATCGCCAGATGTTCTTTGTGAACGGGAGGCCATGTGGCTTGCCCCAATTCTCAAAGGCATTTAACGAGGTGTACAAGGCTTACAACAACTCACAAGCTCCTTTTATTCTAGCGGATATTCAGCTCGATACCCACATGTACGACGTCAATGTCAGTCCAGACAAGAGGAGTATATTGTTACATGATCAAAACATACTGCTTGATAACCTACGCACTTCCCTGGCAGCCCTTTTCGACTCGCAAGATTACTCAGTCCCGACCTCTCAGCTCTTGCCCTTCAAGAACCGCACCGAGAAGCAGTCAACTACTAACACGTCCTTCAAACCATTATCGATCACTTCTCAGAAGCCTCTGGATGATTCCCAGCCTGAAGTCGAATCAGATGGAGACAATTACGAAGGCAGCGCCAATGACAAGGTGCCACTTGGTGCC TGGATGGGTAGAGAGGGGATCAACGTCGCGGCCAAAAGACCGAAGCGCCACAGCGTCAACTTTTGCACAGAATCAAAAACCATCC GCAgtgatgagaatgatgcTGGGAAGCCACTCCCTGTGCGCGATTTCAACAAGCAACTGAAAGTAAACAGTGTTATGAAGACTGGCTCTTCTCCCATTAAGAGGAAATCATCAGAATTGCTTGAGACTGAGCCCCAGATTCCTGCTACGAGACCACTGAGGCGTGGACAAGTCGAGAGCTCCCACACTAGCCCGGCGAAGACGCCACGGGAAAAGACAAGATCTGAGGCCGCTACGATAGtcattggtgatgagatcatACAGGATGTTGCGAGTACCCCTGATGGTCATGCCAATAATGTGGCTGTTTCTGAGGACGAAATGGAGGTTGACGATCCAAAGCCATCTTTCGGAAGCCGCCTGACACAGATATATGCAGCTGGCAGCGGCGCGACAGAAAGGGAGATATCTTTTCGTAAGGAGAGAGCGGGCAAGGGTGATGAAATTTCCGATTCTGAAGGCATAGATACaaacagcgacagcgacacaTCCAATGCGAACAAGGATGGGAAAGCTGTCAGTGAGCCAGCTATTCCGGTTGCTGGGAGCGATCGACTAGAAAAACAGACGGAAACAAGGGACTTGTCTGATATTACGCCCTTCACATTTGCGGTTGAACCTGCCACAACGGATCATAAGACTCAATCTCTCAAGTCTAGTGTCCGGAAGAAAGAGTCTACGGCCCAACTACTACAACACCTACGAACGGACGAaagtctcatcaagctgGTGTTGGAATCATGGAAGAATAACCTCAGTCCAAGTCAAGATTGTACGActgtcgatgaagaagtgACAGATCTTGCGGCAGCCAATGCGGAAGAGAAATTGTCACTTACTATAGCTCGCAAGGATTTTCTAAAAATGAAAATAGCCGGGCAATTTAACATGGGTTTCATCATCGCAACACGTCCCGCGAGCACCAAATCGGAGGAAGACATCGAGGTAGCTCAGAAGGACGAGTTGTTTATCATTGACCAACACGCAACAGACGAGAAGTATAACTTTGAGAGATTGCAAGAGATCCAGACAGTACAGTCTCAACGACTAGTTCACCCGAAAAGGCTAGAGCTGACAGCACTGGAAGAAGAAATTGTGTTACAAAATATCCCTGCCATTGAGGCTAACGGGTTCAAGGTCCATGTCGACATGACTGGGGATGAACCCGTGGGCTCAAGGTGTGAAGTCCTGGCGCTCCCCATGAGTCGTGAGGTGACCTTCTCGATCACTGACCTTGAAGAACTGATAGCATTGCTTGGTGAGGAATCATCTGAGTCGAAGCATATTCCCCGTCCCTCCAAAGTGAGGAAGGTGTTTGCATCAAGGGCATGTCGCAGCAGTGTCATGATTGGGAAGGCTTTGACGCATGGGCAAATGGAGACACTTGTGCGGCATATGGCAGAGTTGGACAAGCCTTGGAACTGCCCGCATGGCCGTCCAACGATGAGACATCTGTGTCAATTGGACTCGTGGGATGCGAAGGGGTGGAGGGACGACAACTTGCAGGCTCCATCGGTATCTTGGCGAGCGTACTTGAATGGCGAATAG